The proteins below are encoded in one region of Sander vitreus isolate 19-12246 chromosome 24, sanVit1, whole genome shotgun sequence:
- the LOC144512895 gene encoding dipeptidyl peptidase 4-like isoform X2, whose translation MVSIGKVLLGVVGVAAVVTLIAVPTVMYMQEKQKGDQNMRTFTLEDVFNSSLKPKSISLRWISDNEYLNKSQGSVFLHNIVTGVVSEFLSRDKFNEKGAYDYQLSADHRYVAFISNHSKLWRHSFTATYSLYDRNFHTFVTPSDIPEEIQYFAWSPEGHKLAYVWENNVYIKTNATSAPHQVTFTGKENLILNGIPDWVYEEEMFSSTQGLWWSPGGKYVAYAEFNDTEVHTIEYSWYGEYQYPSTVSIPYPKPGTPNPSVKLFVVDTDNTTTITEVFVPASLNTSEHYLATVTWVTDEQIAVQWLKRVQNHLILQIYNFSGVKWDPVEHLEVHSPTGWIGRFSPPEPVFAADKNSYYLLMSDTKGYKHIHHVLGGTAKAITTGEWEVIDILKVTADSVYYSSNQGGKPGRRNVYKLTNQGTECLTCALRGEDCQYNSAYFSHNASFYRMSCSGPGIPFYALMDTRKNKELNVLEDNKEFSSLIADIQMPTMRRSSIKLEGHNLWYQMFLPPGFDESKKYPLLIDVYAGPCSQKADFVYRVSWSTYLASTEKIIVASFDGRGSGYQGDKLMHAIYKRLGTYEVEDQITAAREFIKMGFIDKDRVAIWGWSYGGYVTSMALGSGSGVFKCGMAVAPVSKWEYYDSIYTERYMMEPSQNSLAYTNSTVTARAKNFHSVQYLLIHGTADDNVHFQQAAEISEALVDEQVDFEAMWYTDKDHGLGGSANQHVYTHMSHFLQRCFA comes from the exons ATAATGAGTATTTGAATAAGTCCCAGGGCTCAGTATTCCTCCACAACATCGTCACAGGAGTGGTGTCAGAGTTCTTGAGCAGAGACAAGTTT AACGAAAAAGGCGCTTATGATTACCAGCTGTCTGCTGACCACAGATATGTTGCATTCATAAGCAACCATTCCAAG CTGTGGCGGCATTCATTTACAGCTACATATTCACTTTATGACCGGAACTTTCA CACATTTGTGACACCCTCTGACATTCCTGAAGAAATCCAGTACTTTGCCTGGTCTCCTGAAGGGCACAAACTG GCCTACGTTTGGGaaaataatgtgtatataaaGACCAACGCTACATCGGCCCCACATCAAGTCACCTTTACTGGCAAGGAGAATCTGATTTTAAATGGGATCCCGGACTGGGTGTACGAGG AGGAGATGTTCTCATCCACTCAGGGACTGTGGTGGTCACCTGGAGGGAAGTATGTGGCTtatgctgagttcaatgacacagAGGTCCACACTATAGAGTACTCCTGGTATGGCGAGTACCAGTACCCCAGCACTGTTTCCATTCCTTATCCAAAG CCAGGAACTCCCAACCCTAGTGTGAAACTGTTTGTTGTGGACActgacaacacaacaacaattaCTGAAGTTTTTGTTCCAGCCTCACTCAACACAAG TGAGCACTACTTGGCCACTGTAACTTGGGTGACGGATGAACAAATAGCTGTTCAATGGCTGAAGAGAGTACAAAACCACCTCATCCTTCAGATCTACAATTTTAGTGGAGTCAAGTGGGATCCTGTTGAG CATCTGGAGGTACACAGTCCCACGGGTTGGATTGGACGG TTCTCTCCACCAGAACCAGTTTTTGCCGCAGACAAGAACAGCTATTACTTGTTGATGAGTGACACTAAAGGGTACAAGCACATCCATCATGTGCTCGGG GGCACAGCTAAAGCAATCACCACTGGAGAATGGGAAgtcattgacattttgaaaGTAACTGCGGATAGTGT ATATTATTCAAGTAATCAAGGGGGCAAACCAGGAAGAAGGAATGTTTACAA gttgaCCAATCAAGGGACCGAGTGTCTGACTTGTGCATTACGTGGAGAAGACTGTCAGTATAACTCTGCCTACTTCAGCCACAATGCCTCATTCTACCGTATGAGCTGCAGTG GTCCTGGCATTCCTTTCTATGCTCTCATGGATACTAGGAAAAATAAAG aGTTAAATGTTTTGGAGGACAACAAAGAATTTAGCAGCCTGATAGCTGACATCCAAATGCCCACTATGCGCCGGTCCTCCATCAAACTTGAAGGACACA ATCTCTGGTATCAGATGTTTTTGCCCCCTGGCTTTGATGAATCCAAGAAGTACCCTTTACTAATAGATGT GTATGCTGGTCCCTGCAGTCAGAAAGCAGACTTCGTCTACAGGGTAAGCTGGTCCACCTACCTGGCCAGCACTGAGAAAATCATCGTCGCAAGCTTTGACGGAAGAGGAAGCGGTTACCAAGGCGACAAGTTAATGCATGCAATCTACAAACGTCTGGGAACCTATGAGGTGGAAGATCAGATAACAGCAGCCAG ggaaTTCATCAAAATGGGCTTCATAGACAAAGACAGAGTTGCTATTTGGGGCTGG tctTATGGTGGATATGTGACGTCAATGGCCTTGGGATCAGGAAGTGGAGTTTTTAAATGTGGAATGGCGGTCGCTCCAGTGTCCAAATGGGAATATTatg ATTCCATCTACACAGAGCGTTACATGATGGAGCCCTCACAGAATTCTCTTGCCTACACT AACTCAACAGTAACTGCCAGGGCCAAGAATTTCCATTCAGTGCAGTATCTTCTGATTCATGGAACAGCTGATG ACAATGTTCATTTCCAGCAGGCAGCCGAGATCTCTGAAGCTCTAGTGGACGAGCAGGTGGACTTTGAGGCGATG TGGTACACAGACAAGGATCATGGGCTTGGCGGCTCAGCCAATCAACACGTCTACACCCACATGAGCCACTTCCTACAGAGGTGCTTTGCATAA
- the LOC144512895 gene encoding dipeptidyl peptidase 4-like isoform X1: MKVSIGKVLLGVVGVAAVVTLIAVPTVMYMQEKQKGDQNMRTFTLEDVFNSSLKPKSISLRWISDNEYLNKSQGSVFLHNIVTGVVSEFLSRDKFNEKGAYDYQLSADHRYVAFISNHSKLWRHSFTATYSLYDRNFHTFVTPSDIPEEIQYFAWSPEGHKLAYVWENNVYIKTNATSAPHQVTFTGKENLILNGIPDWVYEEEMFSSTQGLWWSPGGKYVAYAEFNDTEVHTIEYSWYGEYQYPSTVSIPYPKPGTPNPSVKLFVVDTDNTTTITEVFVPASLNTSEHYLATVTWVTDEQIAVQWLKRVQNHLILQIYNFSGVKWDPVEHLEVHSPTGWIGRFSPPEPVFAADKNSYYLLMSDTKGYKHIHHVLGGTAKAITTGEWEVIDILKVTADSVYYSSNQGGKPGRRNVYKLTNQGTECLTCALRGEDCQYNSAYFSHNASFYRMSCSGPGIPFYALMDTRKNKELNVLEDNKEFSSLIADIQMPTMRRSSIKLEGHNLWYQMFLPPGFDESKKYPLLIDVYAGPCSQKADFVYRVSWSTYLASTEKIIVASFDGRGSGYQGDKLMHAIYKRLGTYEVEDQITAAREFIKMGFIDKDRVAIWGWSYGGYVTSMALGSGSGVFKCGMAVAPVSKWEYYDSIYTERYMMEPSQNSLAYTNSTVTARAKNFHSVQYLLIHGTADDNVHFQQAAEISEALVDEQVDFEAMWYTDKDHGLGGSANQHVYTHMSHFLQRCFA; encoded by the exons ATAATGAGTATTTGAATAAGTCCCAGGGCTCAGTATTCCTCCACAACATCGTCACAGGAGTGGTGTCAGAGTTCTTGAGCAGAGACAAGTTT AACGAAAAAGGCGCTTATGATTACCAGCTGTCTGCTGACCACAGATATGTTGCATTCATAAGCAACCATTCCAAG CTGTGGCGGCATTCATTTACAGCTACATATTCACTTTATGACCGGAACTTTCA CACATTTGTGACACCCTCTGACATTCCTGAAGAAATCCAGTACTTTGCCTGGTCTCCTGAAGGGCACAAACTG GCCTACGTTTGGGaaaataatgtgtatataaaGACCAACGCTACATCGGCCCCACATCAAGTCACCTTTACTGGCAAGGAGAATCTGATTTTAAATGGGATCCCGGACTGGGTGTACGAGG AGGAGATGTTCTCATCCACTCAGGGACTGTGGTGGTCACCTGGAGGGAAGTATGTGGCTtatgctgagttcaatgacacagAGGTCCACACTATAGAGTACTCCTGGTATGGCGAGTACCAGTACCCCAGCACTGTTTCCATTCCTTATCCAAAG CCAGGAACTCCCAACCCTAGTGTGAAACTGTTTGTTGTGGACActgacaacacaacaacaattaCTGAAGTTTTTGTTCCAGCCTCACTCAACACAAG TGAGCACTACTTGGCCACTGTAACTTGGGTGACGGATGAACAAATAGCTGTTCAATGGCTGAAGAGAGTACAAAACCACCTCATCCTTCAGATCTACAATTTTAGTGGAGTCAAGTGGGATCCTGTTGAG CATCTGGAGGTACACAGTCCCACGGGTTGGATTGGACGG TTCTCTCCACCAGAACCAGTTTTTGCCGCAGACAAGAACAGCTATTACTTGTTGATGAGTGACACTAAAGGGTACAAGCACATCCATCATGTGCTCGGG GGCACAGCTAAAGCAATCACCACTGGAGAATGGGAAgtcattgacattttgaaaGTAACTGCGGATAGTGT ATATTATTCAAGTAATCAAGGGGGCAAACCAGGAAGAAGGAATGTTTACAA gttgaCCAATCAAGGGACCGAGTGTCTGACTTGTGCATTACGTGGAGAAGACTGTCAGTATAACTCTGCCTACTTCAGCCACAATGCCTCATTCTACCGTATGAGCTGCAGTG GTCCTGGCATTCCTTTCTATGCTCTCATGGATACTAGGAAAAATAAAG aGTTAAATGTTTTGGAGGACAACAAAGAATTTAGCAGCCTGATAGCTGACATCCAAATGCCCACTATGCGCCGGTCCTCCATCAAACTTGAAGGACACA ATCTCTGGTATCAGATGTTTTTGCCCCCTGGCTTTGATGAATCCAAGAAGTACCCTTTACTAATAGATGT GTATGCTGGTCCCTGCAGTCAGAAAGCAGACTTCGTCTACAGGGTAAGCTGGTCCACCTACCTGGCCAGCACTGAGAAAATCATCGTCGCAAGCTTTGACGGAAGAGGAAGCGGTTACCAAGGCGACAAGTTAATGCATGCAATCTACAAACGTCTGGGAACCTATGAGGTGGAAGATCAGATAACAGCAGCCAG ggaaTTCATCAAAATGGGCTTCATAGACAAAGACAGAGTTGCTATTTGGGGCTGG tctTATGGTGGATATGTGACGTCAATGGCCTTGGGATCAGGAAGTGGAGTTTTTAAATGTGGAATGGCGGTCGCTCCAGTGTCCAAATGGGAATATTatg ATTCCATCTACACAGAGCGTTACATGATGGAGCCCTCACAGAATTCTCTTGCCTACACT AACTCAACAGTAACTGCCAGGGCCAAGAATTTCCATTCAGTGCAGTATCTTCTGATTCATGGAACAGCTGATG ACAATGTTCATTTCCAGCAGGCAGCCGAGATCTCTGAAGCTCTAGTGGACGAGCAGGTGGACTTTGAGGCGATG TGGTACACAGACAAGGATCATGGGCTTGGCGGCTCAGCCAATCAACACGTCTACACCCACATGAGCCACTTCCTACAGAGGTGCTTTGCATAA